The genomic window TTTCCAGCTGCTAGCTTCTAGattattttttggattctacaactatataTTCTCAAAATCTGGGTAACAATACAATCTGTTTGGGGGGAGCTGGAGATTTTGTGAGAAGTGTTGCTAGAACCTCCTCTAAACAGATCCAAAATCTCCCGAACACATGTTTCGAATGGGTTGGGCCTAAAAAAGATTCTTACAGAGATGGCCCAAGCCTTTTAGTAGCCCACAAGGCgattctttctctctctttcagaTTCGTTGTctcactgacaagtgggcccactAAGTACTTTCAAATAAAGGAAACCCTCCCTTGTTTCTCCGAGGAAAAAAGCTAAGGGGAGCTGGACTGTTTGAAAGTTTGAATCTTTCGGCTCCTCATCTCACACTCCGTACACCCAGTCCATACACCCATAGTATCCACCACCAACGCATTAGCCCTCATGGTCCTTACACCATGTCCACGTAAAAAAATCGCTCTTTGCCATCCAAAGGTTCGATTTTTATCTCCTTCCTTCCATCTCTCTGCTCACTTCACTTCACCTTCCAATGATCGAAGCGGAAAGCCaaatggcggaggcggcgtcgtaCGAGGAGCAGCGGAGGCGGCAGGTGGAGGCGAACAAGCGGAAGCTGGAggagctccgcctccaccacctctccgccgccgtccgcgaaTCCGCCGCGAAGCCGTCGCCGGTCAGATTCCCCTcaccatttcttttctttttggatttCCCCTGGTTTTTATCGGTCTTTGATTCTCTCTGGTTGTTTGTTTGTGGGTCTCTTCCTGATCTGGGCGGTTGCCGGTGGGTGCAGGTGAAGCAGCGGAAGAGGAAGGCGCGTGCGCCGCCGGGCGCCGGCGAGGATGCCCCGCTCCGGCGGTCCGGCCGCGTCGCCAACCTCCCCGAGAAGCCCAAGTACCGCGACGTATGTGGAGACAGTGTGATTGATGTGATAGTTTTTAAAAGATTTCGTTTCTTCTGTTGGTTTTATTGAGGAATTAACTCGTTCAAGATTGCAATCTTTGATGGGTTTATGTGCAGGAGTTCCAAGATTTCgagaagaggataaggaggTATAGTGAATGCGTGCCCCTAATCTCCCAATCGAAATTTCTGCATCCAGTGTGGATTATCAGGGATGGTTTTCTGAGATTCTTGAACTGTTTGTTCATCAGGTCTTATGGCGGCAAGAGGAGGGATTTGTCCAATCGAGTTTACGCGACCGAGGAGCAAAGGGACTACGCCATCAACGCTGCTCAAGAGCTGGAAGAGGAGCTCGGCTCCGACTACCCAATCTTCGTCAAGCCCATGCTTCAGTCCCATGTCACTGGAGGGTTCTGGCTGGTAAGCCTGTAACTTCACTCTCATCTTGCTTTGCATCATGTAGGTTGTAGGGATTAGGCAGCTGATTCTTGGGGTGAATGAAATTGGTAGAGCCTGCCGACGCATTTCAGCCGGAAGTATCTGCCGAAGCGCGACGAGACTATCCGTTTggtggatgaggaggatgatgagTTTGACACCCTCTATCTTGCCAACAAGAGGGGGCTCAGTGGAGGGTGGAGGGGGTTTTCCATTGCTCATAAGCTAGTTGATGGAGATTGTTTGGTGTTCCAACTTATCCAGCGCACGAAGTTCAAGGTGAGTTTGGAGTTGTTCGGGCACGGCACGAATGTTATATGAAGATCTCCTGAATCTTTGCACGGTTGATGATAATTCTGGTTGATTTGTAGTAGCCGACTAATCATGTGTTAGGTTTATTGATGTCTTAAATCAGAAAAACAGTTCATCACCAGTTCACCATAAATAACTGGAATGAATGTGTCATTGACTCATGGTATCCCAATTTTCAAGCATTCATTGTTTGCACATGTTATTGCTATAATTTGTTGAGCCTAGCCAGGTAatgtatgtgtctaaatataggAAAATATTGTGCAGGAAACGTTGGTTCTTATAAGGCCTAACCAGGAGAAATCTACATTAGTGCTAACGATGTTTTGTCTTGTATCAAAATGGTGCAGGTCTACATAATCAGAGCAAGTTCCTACTATGAAACTGACGACTGATGTAGAGGCTCCAAATATCTGTGATTGGGGCACAGGTGTGCTGTTCTTGTTATTTTTGGCATGTGTTGTAGTTGGAACTTGAATCTATCGTTCAAATTGATAGCTCTACTAGACTACTGGTCTTCTGTTGGAGCCTGATAAGACTGCCGTTTTCACTTCGAAGATGTGAATAACTCCCTTTTTTAGCAATCAGGAGTTATGCAGTTTTCACTTGGAAGATGTGACATATGCAGTTTTATGCGATGGTAGATATGCAATCAGGAGTGCATAACTTTTGCCTATATTTGTTTTAGCAATTACGTGTTATTacaattataaaatttaaataaatatatgcaaTGGTGTATTGTTCTGGAATTACTGTTAATGAAATATGCTAGTAAAATTTATGGCCAAATCAGTTTTTAAAAATCGACCACAAGAATcttaaaatgaaaaatatatagataCAGAGTACGTTTAAAACTGTCTAACAAAGCTTCGTCTTTTCTCCCACTGCTCAGCTCTTCTTTTCGTCTAATTTGATTATTATCTATCATACATGATGTAATGATACTGACTTGATTCCTTGTTAATTGGTCACTTTACTTTGCAGGTCTTCTAGTGAATTAGGTTGACCTGAATTGGAGATTGCTAGGCCATCTTCAGTCTTTTGAGTGATGAACAATGTTCAAAATATTAACTACGTATTAGGTTACTTATGGACTAGCCATCCTCAGTCTTTTGATGACAAACAATGTCAGAAGTATTAAATTGGCATATAATTTACCAGCTAATAGGCTAAGTTGTTAGATTTACTTTGAGCTTGCACAGTTCAGAAATCTGCACTATGTAAGGGATATCATTGCAATTTGTAACTGAGGATGCTTTTTTATACTATTACTCCTTATGTGATGCGTCTGAATTCCTGATTTCAGTCATTTCTTGTAAGTTAGCATGCTTTGTGGACTAGGCTACAAGATTTCATTTACACTAGGGAAGCAATTCATCTTATGTTAACTTGTCTACTTGAGCATGTTGTTGTATGGACATTTTGTGTTCTCTCTCAAGCATCCTTCCTAGTACACAATCCTTCAAGTGTTATGGTCTTTAAACCAATATCACCCAGCTAAGAAATTGAGTAAGCATGCAAACCATGGTTCCTTGGTACTACAAGCTATATTTTGAAGAAGCTTTGGGGAATTgctattaatttttatttgtggCTGATATGACTCTAATTCAAGAGATGCCATAAAGCTGAAGCCTGCACTCATAGTCATTGTTCTACCTTGTAGTACAGTTGTTTGGTATCATttgtataaaatattttttaaaaccaattTTTGTAAATGTTTTAGTTCTATACTAGCTTTGGATAGACTTCAGATCTTATGATGTCATTAGCTAGAGCCAAATAGCACAATAAAGAATCAACGAAGGTCTAGAATTTCCCTAAAGACTATCACTATGTTTCCTAACGCATCCTAGTCCTAGTCCTGCAATGCGGTATGGCTAGAGGTGCCATCAGGTTTATATGGTGTGATTAAAACTTCAGGTGAAGTTGTGTGCAAAATGTATCTTGATAtgcatctctctcctctcttcagCTCCTATCTCTCAATTAGCCTATTTATGGAATGCTGAAACacatctcttctcttcctcaacCCCAAGTTATATATAAAGAAGAGAGGGTAGCAATAGCATCTTGAATTTGATCCGGTATTGCAATCATGTGTTACCATGTGTGTGAAAGCTCTGCACTACACACATGGTAAACAGTTGGTGTACAGGAGGTGCACTAAAGTTCAGGGTAACGCCTACTCCTATCTGCATCCTCAAGTTGTGCTGCAAAATTGCTGGGACAAAATGACTGGGAGTGCAATCATTATGCAATTAGTAATTTCTACTATGGAAGGTTTCActagttttttttgtctatgaCAAAATAAAATGACTTAACAATGTTTGACTCCCTCTGCGCCTAAAATACTGTAGTTTTAGCTAGTAAAAGATATATTTAGATAGTCAACATATCTAAATAAGCTCCATCCTTTCTCCCATTTCGCGATTGGCTTTAGAATGCAACATGTGAACCAGCCAACTTGGACACTAAAAGTTTTCTAATTGTGAATCATGCATGAAAATGATCTTACCAAAACCGTTCAAGGTATTCTCAATCTCACTTAACCTAAGTTGAATTAAATCTCTTAATGATGGACTTATGTAAAGCCTAGGTAATTAAGTTTAATTACGATGTTTCATGAGCTGGACAGTAATATATTATTAATTCTTGGAATACGGTCAGATAGAGTTGTTCTCTGTAGGAGCAGTTTGTCTTGGATGCTGTATGAAATATTTCTGTCATTACTTGGTCCTACCCATGTATCACAGGCTACCATATTGCAGGAATCAGTAATTCAGTATTTGAATTGCCTACTCCACCTCTCTTATATTTGTTGTAGATGTGCTGGCCGTATAGTCAATATTCATTGACTGATGCTCACCCATCCAATTTTACTGTTCTAGTTTGAGTATTGCGTGCTACGAGTGACATATAACCATGACTCCATGAAGGTACCATAACAgaggaaatatttttatattaccAGATGCTGCATGTGCATTGTTCTTATTAGTGACTTGTTTTCTACTAATTTGAATATTAGTATGTATCATACATGATGAAATGTTAGTGACTCGTTTCCTTGATCAAAAAACTTTGCAGGTTTTCTAGTGAATTAGATCAACCTGAATTGGAGATTGCGAAACCATCTTCAGTCTTTTGGATGATGAACAATGTTCAAAATATTGGCGTTAACATATTATCCACCAGCTATTAGGTCACTTATGTTACTAGCCATCCTCAGTCTTTTTGGACAGCTCACAGGCTCATAGCCGATGCTCTTGACCTCCTCTCTCTTCATTCAAgcacttctttttctttgagtCAGAAGGCTCCGGAAATTTACAGTAACTGTTTTTTCCATCAGTAATCCAACGGCCCAACTCTCTCCTCTCTATTTTGTCCTTTTCTTCATCCAATAGCCATTGTTCTCACAATGACGTGGCTCATTCTGATTGTATTTTGGGATTCACTTTTCACTAGTGAAAGCTTTTGTGAGTGTTTTAGTTTTGTAGCTTTGGACAGGTTTCAGCCCTTTTGATGTCATTACCTAGAGCCAAACTGCACAATACAGAATCAAGAGGAAGGTCTAGAACTCCTCAAAATCCTGTCACTGTATTTCCTGATGCATCCTAGTCCTAGCCCTGCAATGTTGCCATTAGGTTTATAGTATGTGGTTAAAACTTGTGATTAAGTTGCGTGCAAAATGTATCTTGGTATGCATCTCTCTGTGTCTCTCCTCTGTTcagctccttcctcctcctcaattAGCTTATTTATGTTATGCTGAAACATGTATCTTCTCTTCCTCCCCAACCCCAGTTATATATAAAGAAGAGAGGGTACAAATAGCATCTTGAATTTGATCTGGTACTGCAATCATGTGTGATTGTGTGAAAGCTCTGCACTACACACACAGTAAATTAACACTTGTTGTACTGCAACAAGATCTGCACTGAAGTTCAGAGTAACTGACTAAAGCAACCTCAAGTTGTGCTGCGAAATCGTGGGCACAAAATCGTTGAATGTACATTAATTGTTGGGACAAAATGACTGGGAATGCAATATGTAATTAAGTTTTCTACTATGGGAGGTTTCACTAGTTGGTTGGCGGTCTAGCGGGGTAAAATGGCGAAGGGAATAAATGGGGAacacatattttctttttcttttagagCTGTTTTTTAGCCACGGACGTGGCAGGACTTACATGCAAAAGAAAGTTTCCTGAAGGGCCCAAATTAGTTTTGCTAATCAGGGAATCCGAAGGCTTCTAACTTACAAAGCGAAAATCGGATGGTGCATGTTCTATTGATGACGTGACGCAATAGTTTTGTTACTACTAGCTATCCTCAGTAGTCAGTCTTTTGCGTAGCAAAGAATGTCCAAAATATTAATTTGGCAGATTaccttttttagataatggaaatgatTTACATTTGGCAGATTACTACCAGCTATTAGTTTATTTGTTAGATTTACTTGAACTTGCACAGTTTAGAAACCTGCACTATGTAAGGGGATATCATGGCAATTGGCAGCTGAGGATATTTTTGTAAATTACTGGTACATGGTGCATAACTGCAATGAATCTTTCTATTCCTTTTCAAGCATATATACCCTCAAGTATGCTGGTTTTTAAACTAATACCCCACCTAAGAAATTGAATCAGCAAATGCAATATTACTATTCTGAATAAGCTTGGTAGAATTGctactaatttttattttagtgcATGATGAGGACCCTAATTCTAGATATGCCATAAGACTGAACACATGGTCATTGTTCTACTTTGGAGAACATTTGATAATCTTCGATCAACTGATATCACTTctataaaatgttttttttttcaggacaACTTCAATGGATGTTTTTAACTCACTTCTGGTGATGCCATCACCAAGAATTAATAACAAATTTGCACAACATAAAATTGCATCCAAAGAGCATCGCATCATTATTAACTAGAGGTCATTTGAGGAGCCATATCAATCTAGCTGGAAACAAGTGAGGTCTGAGGTGTCTGAGTTGTTCTAGAAATAGTGGAAGCTAGACTACCAAAGAGCCTCCCACTCCTAGTGGTCCCAAATTCTTCCAGATAGTGAAACCAAAGTGCCGAGGTCTCAAATTCTTCTAGAATTAGTGAAAGTTATAGTGACAAACATATCTTCCCAAGGTCGCAAGCCTACATGGGACATGAGTGTAACACTTAATTAAGTGCCCAATCATGGAGTGTCCGAGTTTGAGGGTTATGGCCATTGCTTTCACCAACACTGTGCTTCCTAATGCATCCTAGTCCTAGTCCTAGTCCTGCA from Oryza glaberrima chromosome 6, OglaRS2, whole genome shotgun sequence includes these protein-coding regions:
- the LOC127775966 gene encoding B3 domain-containing protein Os06g0194400; amino-acid sequence: MIEAESQMAEAASYEEQRRRQVEANKRKLEELRLHHLSAAVRESAAKPSPVKQRKRKARAPPGAGEDAPLRRSGRVANLPEKPKYRDEFQDFEKRIRRSYGGKRRDLSNRVYATEEQRDYAINAAQELEEELGSDYPIFVKPMLQSHVTGGFWLSLPTHFSRKYLPKRDETIRLVDEEDDEFDTLYLANKRGLSGGWRGFSIAHKLVDGDCLVFQLIQRTKFKVYIIRASSYYETDD